The following nucleotide sequence is from Streptomyces sp. HUAS CB01.
GGTCGACCGCCCGACGCCCCCCGTCAGCCGGTGATCTCGACCGCGCCGTTCTCCGCGGACTTGCCGCGCTCCCGCTTCGGGCCCTTCTGCGTGATGCCCCGCAGCAGCTCGGCGAGGTCGACCCCCGTGGTGGAACCCAGGAGTTCCAGACCCTGGGCGACGTTGTCCGCCACGGCGCGCGGCAGCTTGCCGGCTCCGTCGGTGGAGATGACGGTCATCTTGTCGATCGCGCCGAGCGGTTCGGCCGCCTTGCCGACCACCTGAGGCAGCACCTCGACGAGCATCTGCAGCACCGCGGCGTCGCCGTACCGGTCGAAGGCGTCGGCCTTCTTCTGCATGGCCTCCGCCTCGGCGGATCCCCTCGCGGCGATGGCGGCTGCCTCCGCCTCGCCCTCGATACGGACCGCGTCGGCGAGCGCCGCGCGGTGCGCCTTCTCGCCCTCACCGGTCAGGCGGGCCCGCTGCGCATCGGCCTCGGCCTGCTTCACCAGGGCGACACGACGCGCCTCGGCCTCCTGCTCGGCCTGGTAGCGGGCCGCGTCGGCCGGCTTGCGGACCTGGGTGTCGAGCTCCCTGTCCGTCAGCGCCGCCCGGCGCTCCGCGACCTTCTCCTGCTGGCTGAGGATCTCCTGCTGCCGGTCGGCCTCGGCGAGCGGTCCCGCCGCCGCGGCCTTCGCGGCGGCCTCGTCCGTCTCCGCCTTGATCTCGGCCTGCTTGAGCGCGAACGTCCGCTGCGCGACGGCGATCTCCTCCTCGGCCTTCAGCCGCGCCTGCTCCGAGGCCCGCCGGGCCACGGCCTCGGCGATGTCGGCCTCCTGCTTGGCCCGCGCCGCTTCCGGGCGCCCGAGGTCCTCGAGGTAGGAACCCTCGGTGGTGATGTCCTGGATCTGGAACGCGTCCAGCACCAGGCCCTGGCCCGAGAGACTGGCCTCGGCCTCCTCCGCGACCTGGCCGGCGAAGGCGGCCCGGTCCCGGATGATGTCCTCCACCGACATCCGGCCGACGATGGAGCGCAGCGCTCCGGAGAGCACTTCCTGGGTGAAGCCGACGATGCCGTTCTGCTGGACGAGGAAGCGCTGGGCGGCGGCCCGGATGGAGTCCTCGGACCCGCCCACCTTGACGATCGCCACGCCCTCCAGATTGGCCTTGATGCCGCGCAGCGTGACCGCGCCGCGCACGGCGACGGGGATGTGCCTGCTGGAGAGGTCGAGGGTGAACCTCTGCTGCACGAACGGGACGACGAAGACGCCGCCGCCGACGACGACCTTCTGGCCGCTGTTGTCGGTGAAGACCCGTCCGGTCTCGGGATCGGTGGACTTCTTGCCGCGCCGGCCCGTGATGATGAACGCCTCACTGGGGCCGGCGACCTTGTACCGCGTGACCACGACGAGGGCCAGCAGTACGAGGAGTACGGCGACTCCCACCACGGCGATGACGACTGGATTCATGGTGCTCCCCCCTGCCTCCCTGGGGCGGCAGATCACGTGGGTCGAATGGACGGGCGCCGGGGTGGATCGTCAGCGCTCGACGGGGCGGACGAGGACGGACGTGGCCGACAGGGCGGCCTCCACCCACACCTCCGCGCCCCGCCGGACAGGCGTGGCGGACCTGGCGGCGTACTTCACGGGCTGCCCGGCCACCAGCAGCAGCACCTCGCCGTAGCCGTCGGCCGGGATGGCGGTCACCACGGATCCTCCGGTGCCGAGGAGGTCCTCCCCCCGGGGAGCGGCCGCGGTCCGGTCCGCCATGAGTGCGCTGCTGAGCCGCCAGGTCAGCCTGGCCGCGAGCAGGCCGGCGAGCACTCCCGCCACCGTGGCGGCGGTCGTACCGAGACCCGTCGTGCCCAGCACGATCGCGCCGGTGAAGCCGAGCATCGAGACGAACCCGGCGATCGCAGGAAGCGACAGCCAGCCGTCGAACATGCCGCCCAGCGCCCCGTCGAGGACACCTTCCAGCACCCCGTCGAGGACGAGCGAGAGCGCCAGGAGGACGATCCCCGCGATGCCGAGGCCGAGAAACAAACCCATACCAGTACACCCCCCTGACCACCGGTCACCCCGCCGGCCGCATGGTCTCACGCACAACGAGCCGATCTCATTGCCGTGTTACGGCAGTCTTGACGACTTCTTGATGCCGTCCTCTCCGCGGCGCCGGGTCCCATCGGTGAGGCTCCCCCTCCGGGCGGCGGAGCGGGCGGCCGGCAGTCCGCCGAACCCGCACTCCACACGCCTTCCCCTGCCCGGGTGTCGCCGCGGCCCGATGCCTTCTACACGGAAGTAGAGTGCTGGGACCTTGCCGTGCCGCCGAGAGCGCGTACCGACGACGGGCGGGCGCCGACCCGTCCGGGGCAGTGGAGGGACGTCGACGTGAGTGATGCGCCCGGGCAGCACCCGGCGAAGACCCGAACGACCCCGACGGCGGCTCCGGTCCGCGGTCCCTCCCGCCCTCGTACCCGGCGCGGCCGGAGGGTGTCGTGGGCCGTGTCGGCGCTGGCCGCGCTGCTCGCCGTCACCGCGGCCGCCGGTGTCTGGGTCTACCGCGACCTGCAGGGCAACATCCACTCCGCGGACGTGGACAACAAGATCGGCGACGACCGGCCGCCCAACATGAGTCCCGGCTCCAAGAACATCCTCGTGGTGGGCTCCGACTCCCGGGCGGGAGCCAACGCCCAGTACGGCAGGGGCCTGTCCACCATGCAGTCCGACACGCTGCTGGTCCTTCACCTCGCCGCGAACCGGAAATGGGCGACCGTGGTGTCCTTCCCCCGGGACTCATGGGTGAAGGTGCCGGCGTGCGACCGCGGTGACGGCAGCACCTCCGGACCCCACCACGCCAAGATCAACGAGGCGTTCGCCATCGGGGGCGCCGGGGGCGAGGTCGCCGGAGCCGCCGCCTGCGCGATCAAGACGGTCGAGCAGAACACGGGACTGCGCATCGACCACTTCATGTCGGTCGACTTCCAGGGGTTCAAGGGCATGGTCAACGCCCTCGACGGGATGGAGGTCTGTCCCACGGCCGCGATCCGCGACAGGAAGGCCCGCCTCGACATCCCCGCCGGCTGTCAGACCGTGAGGGACGAGGAGGCCCTGGGCTACGTCCGTGCGCGGTACGGCGTCGGCGACGGCTCCGACCTCGGCCGCATCGGCCGGCAGCAGGAGTTCATGCGCGCCCTCGCCGACCGGGCCCAGGAGAAGCTGACCAGCCCCGGCGCGATGTACGGGCTGCTGGAGTCCGCCACGAAGTCGCTCACCACGGACAAGGGACTCGCGGGAATCCAGCCCCTGTACGGTCTCGCCTCCCGGCTCAAGGCGATCCCGCCCGGCCGGCTGACGTTCGTGACCGTGCCCAACTACCCCCGCAGCATGGACGTGCCGTCCGACACGGCGAACGTCGTCTGGCAGTACCCGGAGGCCGCCGACCTGTTCACGGCGCTCGCCCGGGACGAGGAAGTCCGCAAGGAGGCGTTCGCGGACGCCCGGGCGAACCCCCTGTACGCGAGCGCCGTCCGGGTACGGGTGCTCAACGGCACCGGCACTCCGGGCCTCGCCGGCGAGGTCGCCCGGTCGCTGCGCCGGGCCGGATTCACCATCACCGGAACCGGCAACGCTCCCTCGCCGTCGGCCCGGACGTCGGTCACCCACCCGGCCGGACTCGGGCAGCAGGCCCGCGCGCTGGCCTCCCGGCTGCCCGGGGCCTCCGTCACGGAGAGCGCCGAGGCGCCGGAAGGGCTGGTCACCCTGACCGTGGGGGACGACATCGAAGGAATGCCGTGAGCCGCGATCCCGTGCGGCCCGGGGACCGGGCCGCACGGGGCTCGTACCCTGGCCCGACCCCCCTCACGCGGTACGGAAGCGGAACGCGCCCGTGGCGCCGCCCATGGTCAGCCAGACGTGGCCGGACTCCTTCACGAGCCTGAGCGCGACCCGGGCGCAGCCGGGGCAGCGGGCCGTGAGCCCCGGTTCGGGCCCGTAGACGTGGAGTTGGGCGAGGGGCCCGGCCATGGCGCACGTGGGGCAGCGCCACCAGGCCTGGGTGGGCTCGACGGAGAGGATCTCCGAGAGCGGGCCGGCCAGCCAGTTGCCGTCGCGGTGGAGGGGTGTGTCTCCCATGGCGTCCTCCCGGAGGGAATGAGTGGGCATCGGCCGGGTCCGGCGTGAGGCGCCGTCACCCGAAGCGTTCGGTGCGGATCGTGGCGGGGTCGCGGCCCAGGGCCACGAGCTGGTCGCTGACGGTCTCGACGAAGGCGGTGGGACCGCACACGAAGACGGCCCCGGCCCCCGCGAGCCGCGAGACGTGCCCGCGCAGGTCGTCGGCGGAGACACGGCCCGGCGCCCGGGTGCTGCCCGGGGCGGCCTTCCGGGTGTACAGGACGTCGACGTCCAGACGGTCGGACCCGCCGGTGAGCAGCTCGCGGTACCAGAAGTCCTCGGGGGTGCGCACCGAGTACACCAGCTGGAAGTCGCTGGCGGACTTCTCCTCACGGTGGGCACGGATCATGGCCGTCAGCGGGACGACGCCCGAGCCGCCGCCGACCAGGAGCACCGGACCGGTCTGTCCGGGCCGCCAGACGAACCAGTAGCCGAGGGGCCCGCGCACCTCCACGTCGGCGCCCAGCGGGAGCCCGTCGGCGAGATACGGCGAGACCTCCCCGTCGGCGACGGCCTGCACGCCGAGTTCGACGCGTTCCCCGTCGGGCGGCGCGGCGAGCGAGTAGCTGCGCGCGGCCTGGTAGCCGTCGTCGGCGGTGAGCCGTACGTCCACGTGCTGGCCGGGGAGGTGTCCGGGCCAGCCCGGCACCGTGAAGGTCAGCGAACGGGCGGTGGCGGTCTGCGGCACGCGCTCCACGAGGTGGGCGCGGCGCCATGCGGCGGCCATCGTCAGTCGTCCCAGGTGCGCTGTTCGCGCCACGGGTCGCCGTAGTTGTGGTAGCCGACGCTCTCCCAGAAGCCGGGCTCGTCCTCGAGCGTGAGCCGCAGCTCCCGTACCCACTTCGCCGACTTCCAGAAGTACAGGTGCGGCACCAGCAGCCGTGCGGGGCCGCCGTGTTCGGGGGACAGCGGGTAGCCGTCGTAGGTGTGGACGATCCACGCCTTGCCGTCGAGGAGGTCCTCGAGCGGCAGGTTGGTGGTGTAGCCGCCGTGGCTGACCGCGACGGCGTGGTCCGCGGCGGTCTCGACGTCCTCCAGGAACGCGTCGACCGGGACGCCCCGCCACGGGGTGTCGAACTTCGACCACCGCGTCACGCAGTGGATGTCGTGGACCGTGTCCTCCTGGGGCAGCGCCATCATCTCGTCCCACGTCCAGCTGCGGGATTCGCCGCTCTCGTTGGTCACGGTGAAGGTCCACGTGTCCGTCGGCACGCGGGGGGTGGGGCCGGCCGACAGGACGGGGAAGGACTCCGTCGGGTACTGCCCGGGAGGGAGCTTCTCCGCCAGACCGCGGCCTCGACCGTGAAAGCCGGGTGAGTAGGTACCCATACCGTCGCCTCCTGAGCACCGTTTCCGGTCGGGCCGGGCACGGAGGACGCCGCCTGCGCGGCGCGGGCGCGCCCCGGCCGTCGTGAGTGGTCTCAGGTTCCAGTGTCGGAGGGCGGGGACGGCACGACCACTCAGGCGGCCGCCGTCGCGCCGGCGACACCCGCGGCGGCCGGCGTGGTCCGCTCCACGGTCCGGGCCAGGTTCGCCAGCAGATTGCGGTGCCGTAGTTGGATGAAGACTTCCAGGGGCGCCACGTGGACGGTGCCGCCGAAGCCACGCAGCGGGTGCTCGTCCACGATGACCAGGGTCTGCTCACCCCAGGTGCGCAGTTCGATGCTGACACGGGCCGTGCCCAGCCGGCCGCTGTGGGCTTCCAGCTCCAGCCAGTCGGGGGGCTCGTGGCGCCGTACGACGGTGTAGCCCTCGTAGGACCAGCGGCCGACGGCGATCGTGTAGGCCAGGGCGGTTCCCACCGCGGGCCACTGCTCGTCGATCGGCCTCGTCGACGCCACCCCGGTGACCCAGTCGCCGTAGAGCCGGGGGTTCTCCAGCACGGTCCACACCGCTTCCCGGGACCGTCCGATGACGCGGTGCCGTACGGCCATGGCAGCGCCTTTCGCTCGTGTCCGCCCCCGAGGCGCGGGGCGCGGGGCGCGGACATCGTGGGAGCCGGCCTTCCGGTGCGGCCGGGGGACGCGCGCGCCCGGCGCGGTGCCGTACGCGCCCGTGCGTACGGGGCGGGTGTGCGCGGTCCGCCCCGCCCCGGACGGCTTGTGGAACGCCGGACCAGCTTGCCGAAGGGGGAGGATTCCGGCAACAGGAGACAGGTCGGGCACGGGCCGCCCGCCGGTGCCCTGCCGGGCCCTGGGCCGTGTGGCGACAGTCCCTCCCGGCCCGCGACGCCTGGCACGCCCGCTCGCTGCGTTGTCGGAGTCATCCGCGTACGTCCAGTACGAGGATGATCCTCCGTCCTGCGATCGCACGCACCGGACGCCGCAGACCCTGCCCCGGGGCGGACGGAGCTACTTTCGCCACACGGCCTGGTGCGGGTGAGCGGTGTCGTCGTGCGCCGGCGCCGACGGGACCTCCGGCAGGTCCGTGCCGGGTGGCGCCGCCTCGCCGGCCCGCACGGTGAACGCGGCGGTGCGGACGGTGCCGTCGTGCTTGAAGTCCAGGAACAGGCGGTACGTCCCCGCGCTCGGGGCCGTGGCCGTGAAGGAGACGGCCGGGCCGGGCCGGGTCCTGCCGTCGCCCGGTGCGCCCGCGGGGTGGACGTGGAGGTAGGCGAGGTCGCCGGAGCGCAGGGCCACGAGGTGGCCGTAGGCGCCGAGGTGCGGCTCCAGGTCGGTCACCGGGCGGCCGTCGCGGGTGACGTCCAGCCGGAGCTCCCCGGACGTGCCCGGTCGCAGTTCCCCGGCCAGGGTGACGGTGTAGCCGTCCACGACGGCCGTGGTGTTCGGGCGGGGTGCCGGTGGCGGGGCGTAGGGGCCGGCGGCGACGAGGTCCGCGCCGAGGGTGAGGCCCTCGGCGCCCTCGGCGGCGGGGGTGAAGTCGGCGAAGACCCGGTAGCCGCCGGCTGCGGGCAGGGTGACCGGGGCGCTCCAGGTGCCGTCGGCGGCCTGGACGGGATGCAGATGCCGGTAGGTGAGCAGATCACGGGAGGCGACGATGAGATGGAGTTCCTTCCCGTGGTCGCGCTCGAAGGCGGTGACCGGCCGACCGGACGCGTCGCGAATGGCGAAGCGCAGATCGGTGCCGCGCCCGGCGGTGAGGTGCGGGGTCCTCAGATCGAGCGTGTAGCCCCTTTCGGAGATCTGCAGACCCGAGGGCACGGCGGCGTCGGACTGCGCGCTGCCGCTGCCCGGTCCGGGGGAGTCGTGCGCGGCGTGGGCGGCCGGAGGGGACCCGGCGGGCACCGGACCTACGGCGGTGCCGACGCCGTAGGCGGCGGCGAAGGACGCGGCCAGGGCGGCGCCGAACGCGCCGGCCTTCCAGATCGTGTGCATCGCGTTTCTCCTTCGCGGTTCGCGGGCCCCTTCGGCTTCCTCTGACCATATACCCCTCTGGGGTATAAGCGTCGAGGTGCGGTCGCCTTGCCGCCGGATAGGGGTAGGGGGTATGTATGACGCCGACGCCAAGTGTACCCCTGGGGGGTATATAGTCTGCAGAGGTAGGATCGGGCGCCGGACGAGGGGAGCCCCGCCGGCGGCCGGCCCCGCCCCCATCCACGAGCTCAGGAGCAGGGATGACTGCCACGGTCCACGGCACCGCCGAGGTCGAACTCGCGATCGGCGGCATGACCTGCGCCTCGTGCGCCGCCCGTGTCGAGAAGAAGCTGAACCGCATGGACGGCGTGGAGGCCACGGTCAACTACGCCACCGAGAAGGCGAGGATCTCGTACCGCGACGACGAGGTCTCCGTCCGCGACCTCATCGCCACCGTCGAGGCGACCGGCTACACCGCGACCGAGCCCCCGCCGCCCCGAACCCGGCCTGGCGACGGAGACGGTGACGGCGGGACCGGCCCCGAGGACGAGCTGCGTCCGCTGCGGCAGCGGCTGGTCACCGCCGTCGTGCTGTCGGTGCCCGTCGTCGCGATGGCGATGGTCCCGGCCCTGCAGATCGAGTACTGGCAGTGGCTCTCGCTCACCCTGGCCGCACCCGTGGTGACGTACGCGGCCTGGCCGTTCCACCGCGCCGCACTCACCAACGCCCGGCACGGGGCCGCCACCATGGACACCCTCGTCTCGGTCGGCACCTCGGCGGCGTTCCTGTGGTCGCTGTGGGCCCTGTTCCTCGGCACCGCGGGCGAGCCCGGCATGACCCACGGCTTCGAGCCGACCATCGCCCGCAGCGACGGCGCGGGGAACATCTACCTCGAGGCCGCCGCAGGGGTCACCGCGTTCATCCTGGCCGGCCGCTACTTCGAGGCCCGCTCCAAGCGCCGGGCCGGTGCCGCGCTCAGGGCCCTCGTGGAACTCGGCGCGAAGGACGTGACCGTGCTGCGCGACGGCGGCGAACAACTCGTCCCCGTCGCGGAACTGGCCGTGGGCGACCGCTTCGTGGTGCGCCCGGGCGAGAAGATCGCCACCGACGGCACCGTCGTCGAAGGCTCCTCCGCCGTGGACGCGTCCATGCTCACGGGCGAGTCCGTACCCGTGGAGGTGTCGGTCGGCGACCCCGTCACCGGAGCCACGCTGAACGCCGGCGGCCGGCTCGTCGTCGAGGCCCGCCGGGTCGGCGGCGACACCCAGCTGGCGCGCATGGCGAAGCTGGTCGAGGACGCGCAGAACGGCAAGGCCGCGGCGCAGCGGCTGGCCGACCGGATCTCCGCCGTCTTCGTGCCCG
It contains:
- a CDS encoding flotillin family protein produces the protein MNPVVIAVVGVAVLLVLLALVVVTRYKVAGPSEAFIITGRRGKKSTDPETGRVFTDNSGQKVVVGGGVFVVPFVQQRFTLDLSSRHIPVAVRGAVTLRGIKANLEGVAIVKVGGSEDSIRAAAQRFLVQQNGIVGFTQEVLSGALRSIVGRMSVEDIIRDRAAFAGQVAEEAEASLSGQGLVLDAFQIQDITTEGSYLEDLGRPEAARAKQEADIAEAVARRASEQARLKAEEEIAVAQRTFALKQAEIKAETDEAAAKAAAAGPLAEADRQQEILSQQEKVAERRAALTDRELDTQVRKPADAARYQAEQEAEARRVALVKQAEADAQRARLTGEGEKAHRAALADAVRIEGEAEAAAIAARGSAEAEAMQKKADAFDRYGDAAVLQMLVEVLPQVVGKAAEPLGAIDKMTVISTDGAGKLPRAVADNVAQGLELLGSTTGVDLAELLRGITQKGPKRERGKSAENGAVEITG
- a CDS encoding FAD-binding oxidoreductase; protein product: MAAAWRRAHLVERVPQTATARSLTFTVPGWPGHLPGQHVDVRLTADDGYQAARSYSLAAPPDGERVELGVQAVADGEVSPYLADGLPLGADVEVRGPLGYWFVWRPGQTGPVLLVGGGSGVVPLTAMIRAHREEKSASDFQLVYSVRTPEDFWYRELLTGGSDRLDVDVLYTRKAAPGSTRAPGRVSADDLRGHVSRLAGAGAVFVCGPTAFVETVSDQLVALGRDPATIRTERFG
- a CDS encoding sulfite oxidase-like oxidoreductase — translated: MGTYSPGFHGRGRGLAEKLPPGQYPTESFPVLSAGPTPRVPTDTWTFTVTNESGESRSWTWDEMMALPQEDTVHDIHCVTRWSKFDTPWRGVPVDAFLEDVETAADHAVAVSHGGYTTNLPLEDLLDGKAWIVHTYDGYPLSPEHGGPARLLVPHLYFWKSAKWVRELRLTLEDEPGFWESVGYHNYGDPWREQRTWDD
- a CDS encoding DUF6510 family protein, with the translated sequence MGDTPLHRDGNWLAGPLSEILSVEPTQAWWRCPTCAMAGPLAQLHVYGPEPGLTARCPGCARVALRLVKESGHVWLTMGGATGAFRFRTA
- a CDS encoding SRPBCC family protein; its protein translation is MAVRHRVIGRSREAVWTVLENPRLYGDWVTGVASTRPIDEQWPAVGTALAYTIAVGRWSYEGYTVVRRHEPPDWLELEAHSGRLGTARVSIELRTWGEQTLVIVDEHPLRGFGGTVHVAPLEVFIQLRHRNLLANLARTVERTTPAAAGVAGATAAA
- a CDS encoding LCP family protein, with the translated sequence MSALAALLAVTAAAGVWVYRDLQGNIHSADVDNKIGDDRPPNMSPGSKNILVVGSDSRAGANAQYGRGLSTMQSDTLLVLHLAANRKWATVVSFPRDSWVKVPACDRGDGSTSGPHHAKINEAFAIGGAGGEVAGAAACAIKTVEQNTGLRIDHFMSVDFQGFKGMVNALDGMEVCPTAAIRDRKARLDIPAGCQTVRDEEALGYVRARYGVGDGSDLGRIGRQQEFMRALADRAQEKLTSPGAMYGLLESATKSLTTDKGLAGIQPLYGLASRLKAIPPGRLTFVTVPNYPRSMDVPSDTANVVWQYPEAADLFTALARDEEVRKEAFADARANPLYASAVRVRVLNGTGTPGLAGEVARSLRRAGFTITGTGNAPSPSARTSVTHPAGLGQQARALASRLPGASVTESAEAPEGLVTLTVGDDIEGMP